From one Trifolium pratense cultivar HEN17-A07 linkage group LG1, ARS_RC_1.1, whole genome shotgun sequence genomic stretch:
- the LOC123924526 gene encoding dirigent protein 24-like, which yields MANVFILNPSAMKDTIYLFFLILTTTFLMSNSARILDEMDSQEPQVINNLPLPLVSNPSLTTTIPNTMPQTGPDTSNEEANADPPVAEVEAPAVDNVSVSQQPQPVAKQPSLSFFMHDILGGSHPSSRVVTGIVANSDVTGLAFSKQNNNIFPITGGIPLVNPKLNGIITNNNLPLLVGLGGGQSSTVFQNRGTNNVVTGGNNQPFVSAGNLPGGFTVQKLMFGSVTVIDDQLTEGHELGSSVVGRVQGFYTASSLDGTSQSVVMTMLLNGGNDHDGVDDSISLFGVHRTASPKSVVAVIGGTGKFENARGYAALETLLKEDQHTTDGVDTILHFNLYLTH from the coding sequence ATGGCTAATGTTTTCATATTGAATCCTAGCGCTATGAAAGACACCATCTACCTCTTCTTCCTGATCCTAACTACCACCTTCTTGATGTCCAACTCTGCAAGAATCTTAGATGAAATGGATTCACAAGAACCACAAGTCATTAACAATCTACCGCTACCGTTAGTATCCAATCCTTCACTCACAACAACAATTCCCAATACCATGCCACAAACAGGCCCTGACACCAGTAATGAAGAAGCAAATGCCGACCCACCTGTAGCAGAAGTGGAAGCCCCTGCAGTAGATAATGTCTCAGTCTCACAGCAGCCACAACCGGTGGCAAAGCAACCATCACTATCATTCTTCATGCATGATATACTTGGTGGGTCACACCCATCATCAAGAGTGGTAACAGGAATAGTAGCAAATAGTGATGTCACAGGTTTAGCATTctccaaacaaaacaacaacatcTTCCCAATCACAGGAGGAATCCCTTTAGTCAACCCCAAACTAAATGGCATCATCACAAACAACAACTTACCACTGCTAGTAGGCCTTGGTGGCGGTCAGTCCTCCACTGTGTTCCAAAATCGGGGAACCAACAATGTTGTCACAGGTGGCAACAACCAGCCATTTGTTTCTGCGGGGAACCTTCCAGGAGGTTTTACAGTTCAAAAGCTCATGTTTGGTTCTGTGACGGTGATCGATGACCAGTTGACTGAAGGGCACGAGTTGGGTTCGAGTGTGGTTGGAAGAGTACAAGGGTTCTATACGGCCAGCTCGTTGGATGGTACTAGCCAAAGTGTTGTGATGACGATGTTGCTTAATGGAGGTAATGACCATGATGGGGTGGATGACAGTATAAGCTTGTTCGGCGTTCATAGGACAGCATCGCCAAAATCTGTGGTTGCAGTGATTGGTGGGACTGGtaagtttgagaatgcaagggGATATGCTGCACTTGAGACACTACTGAAGGAAGACCAGCATACCACAGATGGAGTCGACACCATCCTCCATTTCAACCTCTACCTTACTCATTGA
- the LOC123896646 gene encoding dirigent protein 10-like, translating to MANLHSLLAIIMLLLLMTTIIKSSTARTLNNPTPKSNHYHGHHRITFLMKHMLNDTQSNNNSEKPTTTKVTNQLPFPKPLGFFPPNGGIPIPQSTQTQTLDLSTIGFSFPTRAALQELEFGSVTSIDEELLVEGEHEDELKRLGKAQGVYVASEEDGSSHMIAITVSFVKGEYENGLRLFGVHKSDVFESHVAVIGGIGKYYGANGYAIVKVVDKVGSSKLEGKVTSSKFLLFDVYFS from the coding sequence ATGGCTAATCTCCATTCTCTTCTAGCAATTATCATGTTACTTTTGCTAATGACTACCATAATCAAGTCTTCCACAGCTAGAACTCTAAACAATCCAACCCCTAAATCAAATCACTACCATGGCCATCATAGAATAACATTTTTAATGAAGCATATGCTTAATGATACACAATCCAATAATAATTCAGAGAAACCTACCACTACTAAGGTCACAAATCAATTACCTTTTCCAAAACCTCTAGGATTTTTCCCTCCAAATGGAGGGATTCCAATACCACAATCAACTCAAACACAAACACTTGATCTTTCTACCATTGGTTTCTCTTTTCCTACTAGAGCAGCACTTCAAGAGCTGGAATTTGGATCAGTAACATCGATCGACGAGGAACTGCTAGTTGAAGGCGAACACGAAGATGAACTAAAGAGACTCGGAAAAGCACAAGGGGTGTATGTAGCTAGTGAAGAGGATGGAAGTAGCCATATGATAGCTATTACAGTGAGTTTTGTGAAGGGTGAGTATGAAAATGGATTGAGACTTTTCGGAGTGCATAAGAGTGATGTTTTTGAGTCACATGTTGCTGTTATTGGAGGCATTGGAAAATATTATGGTGCTAATGGCTATGCTATTGTTAAGGTTGTGGATAAAGTAGGGTCTAGTAAATTAGAAGGAAAAGTTACTAGTTCTAAATTTCTTCTGTTTGATGTGTATTTCAGTTAG
- the LOC123902959 gene encoding spliceosome-associated protein 130 A: MYLYNLTLQRPTGIICAINGNFSGGKGQEIVVARGKALDLLRPDDNGRIQTILSVEVFGAIRSLAQFRLTGAQKDFIVVGSDSGRIVILDYNKEKNVFDKVHQETFGKSGARRIVPGQYIAVDPKGRAVMIGACEKQKLVYVLNRDTAARLTISSPLEAHKSHTLVFSICGVDCGFENPIFAAIELDYSEADQDSTGMAASEAQKNLTFYELDLGLNHVSRKWSDQVDNGANLLVTVPGGADGPSGVLVCAENFVIYKNQGHPDVRAVIPRRADLPAERGVLIVSAAMHKLKNMFFFLLQTEYGDIFKVTLEHEGDRISELKIKYFDTIPVTSSMCVLKSGFLFAASEFGNHALYQFKAIGDDDDVEASSARLMETEEGFQPVFFQPRKLKNLVRIDQVESLMPLMDMKVSNLFEEETPQIFTLCGRGPRSSLRILRTGLAVSEMAVSKLPGVPSAVWTVKKNVIDEFDAYIVVSFTNATLVLSIGETVEEVSDSGFLDTTPSLSVSLIGDDSLMQVHPNGIRHIREDGRINEWRTPGKRTIAKVGSNRLQVVIALSGGELIYFEVDVTGQLMEVEKHEMSGDVACLDIAPVPEGRQRSRFLAVGSYDKTIRILSLDPDDCMQTLSIQSLSSAPESLLFLEVQASVGGEDGADHPASLFLNAGLQNGVLSRTVVDMVTGLLSDTRSRFLGLRAPKLFPIIVRGKRAMLCLSSRPWLGYIYQGHFLLTPLSYETLEFAASFSSDQCVEGVVAVAGEALRIFTIERLGETFNETVIPLRYTPRKFVLQPKRKLLVVIESDQGALTAEEREAARKECFEAAQAGENGTGSADQIENGGEDEDKDDALSDEHYGYPKAESDKWASCIRVLDPRTANTTCLLELQDNEAAFSICTVNFHDKEYGTLLAVGTAKGLQYTPKRSLTAGFIHIYRFLEDGRSLELLHKTQVEGVPLALCQFQGRLLAGIGPVLRLYDLGKRRLLRKCENKQFPKSIVSIQTYRDRIYVGDIQESFHYCKYRRDENQLYIFADDCVPRWLTASYHIDFDTMAGADKFGNIYFVRLPQDVSDEIEEDPTGGRIKWEQGKLNGAPNKVEEIVQFHVGDLISSLQKASLIPGGGECILYGTIMGSIGALHAFTSRDDVDFFSHLEMHMRQDNPPLCGRDHMAYRSAYFPVKDVIDGDLCEQFPTLPMDLQRKIADELDRTPGEILKKLEEVRNKII; encoded by the exons ATGTATCTCTACAATCTAACTCTTCAACGACCCACCGGTATCATCTGTGCCATCAATGGCAACTTCTCCGGCGGCAAAGGTCAAGAAATCGTCGTCGCCAGAGGCAAAGCCCTCGATCTCCTCCGTCCCGATGACAACGGTCGTATCCAAACAATTCTCTCCGTTGAAGTCTTCGGTGCAATTAGGTCATTAGCTCAGTTCCGTCTCACCGGTGCTCAAAAAGATTTCATTGTTGTGGGTTCCGATTCTGGTAGAATCGTTATTCTCGATTACAATAAGGAGAAAAATGTGTTCGATAAAGTTCATCAAGAAACTTTTGGTAAATCTGGTGCTCGTCGAATTGTTCCAGGTCAGTATATTGCTGTAGATCCCAAAGGTAGAGCTGTTATGATTGGTGCTTGTGAAAAACAGAAACttgtttatgttttgaataGAGATACTGCGGCTAGGTTAACTATTTCTTCACCTTTAGAAGCTCATAAATCACATACTCTTGTTTTTTCAATTTGTGGTGTTGATTGTGGTTTTGAGAATCCTATTTTTGCTGCTATTGAGTTGGATTACTCTGAGGCAGATCAGGATTCTACTGGTATGGCTGCTTCTGAAGCGCAGaaaaatttgacattttatGAGCTTGATTTGGGTCTTAACCATGTTTCTAGAAAGTGGTCTGATCAGGTTGATAATGGTGCTAATTTGCTTGTGACTGTTCCTGGTGGTGCTGATGGGCCTAGTGGGGTTCTTGTTTGTGCTgaaaattttgttatttataagaATCAGGGGCATCCTGATGTTAGGGCTGTGATTCCTCGACGTGCTGATTTGCCTGCTGAGCGTGGTGTTCTCATTGTCTCGGCTGCTATGCATAAACTGAAGAACATGTTCTTCTTTCTTCTGCAGACTGAGTACGGTGATATCTTTAAGGTTACATTGGAACATGAGGGTGACCGTATCTCTGAATTGAAGATTAAGTATTTTGATACCATTCCAGTTACTTCTTCAATGTGTGTGCTCAAGTCGGGGTTCTTGTTTGCGGCTTCTGAGTTTGGAAATCATGCTCTGTATCAGTTTAAGGCAATTGGGGATGATGATGACGTGGAGGCTTCGTCTGCGAGGCTGATGGAAACTGAAGAGGGTTTTCAGCCTGTGTTTTTCCAGCCTAGGAAACTTAAAAACCTTGTTAGGATTGACCAGGTTGAGAGTTTGATGCCACTTATGGATATGAAGGTCAGTAATCTGTTTGAAGAGGAGACTCCTCAAATTTTTACTCTTTGTGGGCGTGGACCTCGATCTTCTCTGAGGATCTTGAGAACAGGTTTGGCGGTTAGTGAGATGGCAGTTTCCAAGCTTCCTGGTGTACCTAGTGCTGTTTGGACTGTGAAGAAGAATGTTATTGATGAGTTTGATGCTTATATTGTTGTGTCGTTCACAAATGCTACACTTGTGCTTTCCATTGGCGAGACAGTCGAAGAAGTCAGTGACAGTGGGTTTTTGGACACCACTCCCTCGCTTTCTGTATCTTTGATAGGTGATGATTCTCTCATGCAAGTTCATCCAAATGGTATTAGGCATATTAGGGAGGATGGCCGTATTAATGAGTGGAGAACTCCTGGAAAGAGGACAATTGCAAAAGTTGGGTCAAATAGACTTCAGGTAGTTATTGCACTTAGCGGAGGGGAGCTTATATATTTTGAAGTGGATGTAACTGGTCAGTTGATGGAGGTGGAGAAGCATGAAATGTCTGGCGACGTTGCTTGTTTGGACATTGCTCCAGTGCCCGAAGGCAGACAAAGATCTCGTTTTCTTGCAGTTGGCTCATATGACAAGACAATCCGAATCTTATCACTGGATCCTGATGATTGTATGCAGACTCTAAGTATACAGAGTCTTTCTTCAGCCCCAGAATCTCTTCTTTTCCTTGAAGTTCAAGCATCTGTTGGCGGTGAGGATGGTGCAGATCACCCTGCTAGCCTTTTCCTGAATGCTGGTTTGCAGAATGGTGTCCTGTCTAGGACTGTGGTGGATATGGTCACAGGTCTTCTTTCTGATACTCGATCCCGATTCTTAGGATTGAGAGCCCCAAAGCTGTTTCCCATTATTGTAAGAGGAAAGCGTGCTATGCTCTGCTTGTCAAGTCGCCCTTGGCTTGGTTATATTTACCAAGGACACTTTCTTTTAACACCCCTTTCATATGAAACCCTTGAATTTGCTGCTTCATTTTCATCTGACCAATGTGTGGAAGGTGTAGTTGCTGTTGCTGGTGAGGCATTGAGAATTTTTACCATTGAAAGATTAGGAGAAACATTTAATGAGACGGTTATTCCACTTAGATACACGCCTAGGAAATTTGTGCTGCAACCCAAACGGAAACTTTTGGTGGTGATTGAGAGTGATCAAGGAGCACTTACTGCAGAAGAGCGTGAAGCTGCAAGGAAAGAGTGTTTTGAGGCTGCTCAAGCTGGGGAAAATGGGACAGGAAGTGCAGACCAAATTGAGAATGGTGGGGAAGATGAGGATAAAGATGATGCCCTCTCTGATGAGCATTATGGTTATCCAAAAGCTGAATCAGATAAGTGGGCATCCTGCATCAGAGTTCTTGATCCAAGAACAGCAAATACAACTTGTCTTTTGGAGCTTCAGGATAATGAGGCTGCATTCAGCATATGTACCGTAAATTTTCATGATAAAGAATACGGAACTCTTTTAGCCGTTGGTACAGCAAAGGGGCTGCAATATACACCCAAAAGGAGTTTAACTGCTGgatttattcatatatataggTTTCTGGAGGATGGAAGGTCTCTTGAACTACTTCACAAAACTCAGGTTGAAGGTGTTCCTCTTGCTCTATGTCAATTTCAGGGAAGACTACTTGCAGGAATAGGACCTGTTCTCAGGCTATATGATTTGGGAAAAAGACGATTATTAAGAAAGTGTGAGAATAAACAATTCCCCAAATCAATTGTCTCTATTCAAACCTACCGTGATCGAATTTATGTCGGTGATATCCAAGAG TCTTTCCATTACTGCAAGTATAGACGGGATGAAAACCAACTTTACATATTTGCTGATGATTGTGTTCCAAGATGGCTTACTGCATCGTACCACATAGATTTTGACACCATGGCAGGTGCGGATAAGTTTGGAAATATCTACTTTGTGCGGTTGCCACAGGACGTATCTGATGAGATAGAAGAAGACCCTACTGGTGGGAGGATCAAGTGGGAGCAGGGGAAGCTGAACGGAGCTCCCAATAAGGTGGAAGAAATTGTACAATTTCATGTTGGCGACTTGATCTCAAGCCTCCAAAAGGCCTCTCTTATACCAGGTGGTGGAGAGTGCATTTTATATGGAACAATTATGGGAAGTATTGGGGCATTACATGCTTTTACTTCACGAGATGACGTTGATTTCTTTTCTCACTTGGAGATGCATATGAGGCAGGATAATCCACCTTTGTGTGGAAGAGACCACATGGCTTATCGATCTGCCTATTTTCCTGTTAAG GATGTTATTGATGGGGACCTATGTGAGCAATTCCCAACATTGCCAATGGATTTGCAAAGAAAAATTGCTGATGAATTGGACAGGACCCCTGGAGAAATACTGAAGAAACTTGAGGAAGTACGAAACAAGATAATTTAA
- the LOC123885179 gene encoding caffeoylshikimate esterase-like has product MTNEIEIKYEEEFILNSRGMKQLTSRWIPVNENPKALIFICHGYAMECSITMNSTARRLVKGGYAVYGIDYEGHGKSDGLPGLVQDFDCVIDDCFQHFSNICEKSENKKKMRYLLGESMGGAVALLLHRKNPDYWDGAILAAPMCKIAKELRPNAMMVSILSALSKVIPTWKIIPTVDIVDIAFKVPEVREQVKANKYCYKGKPRLRTGYELHRIATDIEQRLNEVSLPFLVLHGEEDRVTDKSVSKQLHDVASSSDKTLKLYPGMWHGLLYGEPPENLEIVFSDIFNWIEERSKNGNTRLERELKEQNDDSVKAFNSQGLS; this is encoded by the exons ATG ACGAACGAAATTGAGATCAAATATGAAGAG GAATTCATATTGAATTCTAGAGGAATGAAGCAATTGACAAGTAGATGGATTCCTGTGAATGAAAATCCAAAAGCATTAATCTTCATATGTCATGGATATGCTATGGAATGTAGCATCACAATGAATAGCACTGCAAGAAGGCTTGTAAAGGGTGGATATGCAGTTTATGGTATAGATTATGAAGGACATGGAAAATCAGATGGATTACCTGGTCTTGTTCAGGATTTTGATTGTGTCATTGATGATTGTTTCCAACATTTTAGCAATATATGTG AAAAGTCAGAAAATAAGAAGAAGATGAGGTATTTGTTAGGGGAATCAATGGGAGGAGCTGTGGCACTACTTTTGCACCGGAAAAATCCAGATTATTGGGATGGTGCTATTTTGGCCGCACCCATGTGCAAG ATTGCAAAAGAATTAAGACCCAATGCAATGATGGTTAGTATATTGAGTGCACTTAGCAAAGTAATTCCCACATGGAAAATAATCCCAACCGTAGATATTGTTGACATTGCTTTCAAAGTGCCTGAAGTCAGAGAACAG GTTAAAGCTAATAAATATTGCTACAAAGGTAAACCTCGTTTGAGAACAGGTTACGAACTTCATAGGATCGCGACAGATATCGAGCAAAGACTAAATGAAGTTTCACTACCATTTCTTGTATTACATGGTGAGGAGGATAGAGTGACTGATAAATCAGTGAGCAAACAACTACATGATGTGGCTTCAAGCTCTGATAAGACACTAAAATTGTACCCTGGAATGTGGCATGGTTTATTGTATGGAGAGCCACCAGAGAATTTGGAGATTGTATTCTCAGACATTTTTAATTGGATTGAGGAAAGATCTAAAAATGGTAATACAAGATTAGAGAGAGAACTTAAGGAACAGAATGATGATTCTGTAAAAGCCTTTAATTCACAAGGCTTAAGTTAA